The following coding sequences are from one Xiphias gladius isolate SHS-SW01 ecotype Sanya breed wild chromosome 14, ASM1685928v1, whole genome shotgun sequence window:
- the dpydb gene encoding dihydropyrimidine dehydrogenase [NADP(+)] isoform X1, which produces MLSKDLPDIESILALNPRVKTHAQIMSTANKKREKKHWKRNPDRNCDSCVKLENNFDDIKHTTLSERGALREALRCLKCADAPCQKSCPTNLDIKSFITSISNKNYYGAARAILSDNPLGLTCGMVCPTSDLCVGGCNLYASEEGPINIGGLQQFATEVFSKMGIAQIRNPELPPSNEMPESYHSPIALIGCGPASISCASFLARLGYSNITIFERQRYIGGLSTSEIPQFRLPYEVVQFEIDLMKDLGVKVVIEKGLGVNGMTLTSLKEEGFKAVFIGIGLPQANRAKIFQDLTMDQGFFTSKDFLPMVASTSKKGMCQCRSSLPDLRGVVIVLGAGDTAFDCATSALRCGAKRVYVCFRKGFTNIRAVPEEVELAKEEQCEFLPYLSPREVIMKNGRVAGLQFCRTEQTEEGDWLEDEDQIVRLKADYIISAFGSMLNEQQVTVAMAPVKMTRWGTPEVNTNTMQTSEPWVFAGGDIAGLANTTVESVNDGKQASWHIHRYIQSLHGQTLDPVPKLPLFYSAIDQVDISVEVCGIKFPNPFGLASAPPTTSTAMIRRAFEQGWGFALTKTFGLDKDLVTNVSPRIVRGTTSGHLYGPGQGSFLNIELISEKTAAYWCQSVAELKKDFPNNVVISSIMCGYNKEDWTELAKMAEKSGADALELNLSCPHGMGERGMGLACGQDPVLVRNICCWVRAAISIPFFAKLTPNVTNIVDIAKAAHEGRADGVTATNTVSGMMGLKSDGSPWPSVGMEKRTTYGGVSGNAIRPIALRAVSAIANAIPGFPILATGGIDSAETGLQFLHAGASVLQVCSAVQNQDFTVIEDYCVGLKTLLYLKSLELKDWDGQSPQTERHQKGKPVPRLEDAVGKSLPSFGPYLQQKKEAIAEYKKQLRGAGKTDVMETNIPRIRAPKKPVPAVKDVIARALRHIGSYQELNNMEQVQALIDEEMCINCGKCYMTCNDSGYQAIKFNPETHFPSVIDSCTGCTLCLSVCPIIDCIKMVTRTTAYKPKRGVPISPVC; this is translated from the exons AGCATCCTGGCTCTGAATCCCAGGGTGAAAACTCATGCTCAGATCATGTCCACTGCaaacaagaagagagaaaagaaacactggAAGCGAAACCCTGACAGGAACTGCGAT tcttgTGTGAAGTTAGAGAACAACTTTGACGATATCAAACACACAACGCTGAGCGAGCGCGGAGCTCTACGAGAGGCACTGAG GTGTCTAAAATGTGCCGATGCTCCCTGTCAGAAGAGCTGCCCGACTAACCTGGACATCAAGTCATTTATTACAAGTATCTCTAATAAG AACTACTATGGGGCAGCGCGGGCCATCCTATCTGACAACCCGCTGGGTTTGACCTGTGGAATGGTTTGTCccacatcagatctgtgtgtaGGAGGCTGCAACCTGTATGCTTCTGAGGAAGGACCCATTAACATCGGGGGATTACAGCAGTTTGCTACCGAG GTGTTTAGTAAGATGGGCATTGCTCAGATCAGGAATCCTGAACTCCCACCATCCAATGAGATGCCAGAGTCTTACCACAGCCCTAttgctctgattggctgtggcCCAGCGTCCATCAGCTGTGCTTCCTTTCTTGCCCGTCTTGGATATAGTAACATTACTATATTTGAGAGACAGAGGTACATTGGAGGGCTGAG CACATCAGAAATCCCCCAGTTCCGGCTTCCCTATGAGGTTGTCCAGTTTGAAATAGACCTGATGAAGGATCTGGGAGTCAAG GTGGTGATTGAGAAGGGTCTAGGTGTGAACGGAATGACTCTGACGTCCCTGAAGGAGGAAGGATTTAAGGCAGTCTTTATTGGGATTG GTCTCCCCCAGGCCAACAGAGCTAAAATCTTCCAGGATTTAACCATGGATCAAGGCTTCTTCACTTCCAAAGACTTTCTGCCCATGGTGGCCTCAACCAGCAAGAAAG GTATGTGTCAGTGTCGCTCTTCTCTGCCAGACTTAAGAGGCGTAGTGATAGTTTTGGGGGCTGGAGACACTGCGTTTGACTGCGCCACCTCAGCTCTTCGCTGTGGAGCCAAGAGAGTGTATGTCTGCTTCAGGAAGGGATTCACTAACATCAGGGCTGTTCCTGAAGAG GTGGAGCTGGCTAAGGAAGAGCAGTGTGAGTTCCTGCCCTACCTGTCTCCCCGTGAGGTCATCATGAAGAACGGACGGGTTGCCGGGTTACAGTTCTGTCGCACCGAGCAGACTGAGGAAGGCGATTGGCTGGAAGATGAGGACCAAATTGTCAGGCTGAAGGCTGATTACATCATCAGTGCCTTTGGCTCCATGTTGAACGAGCAGCAAG TGACTGTGGCCATGGCTCCTGTGAAGATGACCCGCTGGGGTACTCCAGAGGTGAACACAAACACCATGCAGACCAGTGAGCCCTGGGTGTTTGCAGGAGGAGACATCGCTGGTTTGGCAAACACCACAGTGGAATCAGTGAACGATGGCAAACAGGCCTCATGGCATATTCACAGATACATCCAG TCCCTGCATGGACAGACATTGGACCCAGTCCCAAAGCTTCCATTGTTCTACAGTGCTATAGATCAGGTGGACATCAGTGTCGAGGTTTGTGGAATAAAGTTTCCCAACCCGTTTGGCCTGGCCTCTGCTCCTCCTACCACCAGCACAGCCATGATCAGAAGAGCCTTTGAGCAAGGATGGGGTTTCGCTCTGACCAAGACATTTGGACTGGATAAG GACCTGGTAACCAATGTGTCTCCTCGAATTGTGCGTGGCACCACCTCAGGTCATTTATATGGACCAGGCCAGGGCTCCTTCCTCAACATTGAGCTCATCAGTGAGAAGACAGCAGCCTACTGGTGTCAGTCAGTCGCTGAGCTGAAGAAGGACTTCCCCAACAAT GTGGTGATTTCCAGTATAATGTGTGGTTACAACAAGGAAGACTGGACAGAATTAGCCAAGATGGCAGAG AAATCAGGAGCAGATGCCCTGGAGCTGAACCTGTCTTGCCCTCATGGGATGGGAGAGAGAGGCATGGGACTGGCCTGTGGACag GACCCAGTGCTTGTGCGTAACATCTGTTGCTGGGTGCGTGCAGCCATTTCCATTCCATTCTTTGCCAAACTGACACCAAACGTTACCAATATTGTTGACATTGCCAAGGCTGCTCATGAAG GCAGAGCAGATGGAGTCACAGCCACCAACACAGTCTCAGGTATGATGGGACTGAAGTCAGATGGCTCCCCCTGGCCAAGTGTTGGAATGGAAAAACGCACCACGTATGGAGGGGTGTCCg GTAATGCCATCAGACCCATCGCTCTCAGAGCAGTGTCGGCCATCGCCAATGCAATTCCTGGTTTCCCTATTCTGGCCACTGGGGGTATTGACTCAGCAGAGACTGGACTACAGTTTCTCCACGCTGGGGCCTCAGTGTTACAG GTGTGCAGTGCAGTTCAGAACCAGGATTTCACAGTTATTGAGGATTACTGTGTAG gTCTGAAGACGTTGTTGTACCTCAAGAGCCTGGAGCTGAAAGACTGGGACGGTCAGTCTcctcagacagagagacatcaAAAAGGAAAACCAGTTCCCAGACTAGAGGACGCGGTCGGAAAG agccTCCCCAGCTTTGGTCCATACCTCCAGCAGAAGAAAGAAGCCATCGCAGAGTACAAGAAACAGCTCAGAGGTGCTGGTAAAACTGATGTGATGGAAACCAACATCCCTCGCATTCGTGCACCCAAAAAACCTGTTCCTGCTGTCAAG GATGTCATAGCCAGAGCACTGCGCCACATTGGATCATACCAGGAACTCAACAACATGGAGCAG GTCCAGGCTTTGATAGATGAAGAGATGTGTATCAACTGTGGTAAATGTTACATGACCTGCAATGACTCTGGATACCAG GCCATAAAGTTCAACCCAGAGACCCACTTTCCCTCAGTGATTGACAGCTGTACGGGTTGCACTCTGTGCCTCAGCGTCTGTCCAATCATAGACTGCATCAAGATGGTTACCAGGACAACGGCCTATAAACCCAAGAGGGGTGTACCCATTAGTCCTGTCTGCTAA
- the dpydb gene encoding dihydropyrimidine dehydrogenase [NADP(+)] isoform X2, translating into MLSKDLPDIESILALNPRVKTHAQIMSTANKKREKKHWKRNPDRNCDSCVKLENNFDDIKHTTLSERGALREALRCLKCADAPCQKSCPTNLDIKSFITSISNKNYYGAARAILSDNPLGLTCGMVCPTSDLCVGGCNLYASEEGPINIGGLQQFATEVFSKMGIAQIRNPELPPSNEMPESYHSPIALIGCGPASISCASFLARLGYSNITIFERQRYIGGLSTSEIPQFRLPYEVVQFEIDLMKDLGVKVVIEKGLGVNGMTLTSLKEEGFKAVFIGIGLPQANRAKIFQDLTMDQGFFTSKDFLPMVASTSKKGMCQCRSSLPDLRGVVIVLGAGDTAFDCATSALRCGAKRVYVCFRKGFTNIRAVPEEVELAKEEQCEFLPYLSPREVIMKNGRVAGLQFCRTEQTEEGDWLEDEDQIVRLKADYIISAFGSMLNEQQVTVAMAPVKMTRWGTPEVNTNTMQTSEPWVFAGGDIAGLANTTVESVNDGKQASWHIHRYIQSLHGQTLDPVPKLPLFYSAIDQVDISVEVCGIKFPNPFGLASAPPTTSTAMIRRAFEQGWGFALTKTFGLDKDLVTNVSPRIVRGTTSGHLYGPGQGSFLNIELISEKTAAYWCQSVAELKKDFPNNVVISSIMCGYNKEDWTELAKMAEKSGADALELNLSCPHGMGERGMGLACGQDPVLVRNICCWVRAAISIPFFAKLTPNVTNIVDIAKAAHEGRADGVTATNTVSGMMGLKSDGSPWPSVGMEKRTTYGGVSAIPR; encoded by the exons AGCATCCTGGCTCTGAATCCCAGGGTGAAAACTCATGCTCAGATCATGTCCACTGCaaacaagaagagagaaaagaaacactggAAGCGAAACCCTGACAGGAACTGCGAT tcttgTGTGAAGTTAGAGAACAACTTTGACGATATCAAACACACAACGCTGAGCGAGCGCGGAGCTCTACGAGAGGCACTGAG GTGTCTAAAATGTGCCGATGCTCCCTGTCAGAAGAGCTGCCCGACTAACCTGGACATCAAGTCATTTATTACAAGTATCTCTAATAAG AACTACTATGGGGCAGCGCGGGCCATCCTATCTGACAACCCGCTGGGTTTGACCTGTGGAATGGTTTGTCccacatcagatctgtgtgtaGGAGGCTGCAACCTGTATGCTTCTGAGGAAGGACCCATTAACATCGGGGGATTACAGCAGTTTGCTACCGAG GTGTTTAGTAAGATGGGCATTGCTCAGATCAGGAATCCTGAACTCCCACCATCCAATGAGATGCCAGAGTCTTACCACAGCCCTAttgctctgattggctgtggcCCAGCGTCCATCAGCTGTGCTTCCTTTCTTGCCCGTCTTGGATATAGTAACATTACTATATTTGAGAGACAGAGGTACATTGGAGGGCTGAG CACATCAGAAATCCCCCAGTTCCGGCTTCCCTATGAGGTTGTCCAGTTTGAAATAGACCTGATGAAGGATCTGGGAGTCAAG GTGGTGATTGAGAAGGGTCTAGGTGTGAACGGAATGACTCTGACGTCCCTGAAGGAGGAAGGATTTAAGGCAGTCTTTATTGGGATTG GTCTCCCCCAGGCCAACAGAGCTAAAATCTTCCAGGATTTAACCATGGATCAAGGCTTCTTCACTTCCAAAGACTTTCTGCCCATGGTGGCCTCAACCAGCAAGAAAG GTATGTGTCAGTGTCGCTCTTCTCTGCCAGACTTAAGAGGCGTAGTGATAGTTTTGGGGGCTGGAGACACTGCGTTTGACTGCGCCACCTCAGCTCTTCGCTGTGGAGCCAAGAGAGTGTATGTCTGCTTCAGGAAGGGATTCACTAACATCAGGGCTGTTCCTGAAGAG GTGGAGCTGGCTAAGGAAGAGCAGTGTGAGTTCCTGCCCTACCTGTCTCCCCGTGAGGTCATCATGAAGAACGGACGGGTTGCCGGGTTACAGTTCTGTCGCACCGAGCAGACTGAGGAAGGCGATTGGCTGGAAGATGAGGACCAAATTGTCAGGCTGAAGGCTGATTACATCATCAGTGCCTTTGGCTCCATGTTGAACGAGCAGCAAG TGACTGTGGCCATGGCTCCTGTGAAGATGACCCGCTGGGGTACTCCAGAGGTGAACACAAACACCATGCAGACCAGTGAGCCCTGGGTGTTTGCAGGAGGAGACATCGCTGGTTTGGCAAACACCACAGTGGAATCAGTGAACGATGGCAAACAGGCCTCATGGCATATTCACAGATACATCCAG TCCCTGCATGGACAGACATTGGACCCAGTCCCAAAGCTTCCATTGTTCTACAGTGCTATAGATCAGGTGGACATCAGTGTCGAGGTTTGTGGAATAAAGTTTCCCAACCCGTTTGGCCTGGCCTCTGCTCCTCCTACCACCAGCACAGCCATGATCAGAAGAGCCTTTGAGCAAGGATGGGGTTTCGCTCTGACCAAGACATTTGGACTGGATAAG GACCTGGTAACCAATGTGTCTCCTCGAATTGTGCGTGGCACCACCTCAGGTCATTTATATGGACCAGGCCAGGGCTCCTTCCTCAACATTGAGCTCATCAGTGAGAAGACAGCAGCCTACTGGTGTCAGTCAGTCGCTGAGCTGAAGAAGGACTTCCCCAACAAT GTGGTGATTTCCAGTATAATGTGTGGTTACAACAAGGAAGACTGGACAGAATTAGCCAAGATGGCAGAG AAATCAGGAGCAGATGCCCTGGAGCTGAACCTGTCTTGCCCTCATGGGATGGGAGAGAGAGGCATGGGACTGGCCTGTGGACag GACCCAGTGCTTGTGCGTAACATCTGTTGCTGGGTGCGTGCAGCCATTTCCATTCCATTCTTTGCCAAACTGACACCAAACGTTACCAATATTGTTGACATTGCCAAGGCTGCTCATGAAG GCAGAGCAGATGGAGTCACAGCCACCAACACAGTCTCAGGTATGATGGGACTGAAGTCAGATGGCTCCCCCTGGCCAAGTGTTGGAATGGAAAAACGCACCACGTATGGAGGGGTGTCCg CCATACCAAGATAA